The genome window GTAAGCGACTCGGTCAGTTTTCGCCTGGCTTCCCAGCAACGCATATCTCATCCTTGCCCGTAAGGGCGTTTGCGGTTTGTTGCTCGGCGGTCATTTGTTTAAGAACCGCTTTGCGCATCTTTCGTCTCGCCCGGAACAACCGGACCTTCAACGCTCCCACCGAGCGCCCGAACACTTCCGTCAGCTCCGCCAGCGCCCAGCCGTCGAGTTCGAACATCGTCACGAGGGCGCGCTCCTCGAGCGACAGCGCCCGGAGAGCAAGCTCGAGCCGCCGGCGGGCGGCATAAGCCGCCTCAGGGCTGGTTGCACTGAATCCCTCGGTCGGTGCCGACGTCGATTGGTCGCGAAACCGCCGAAGGCGGTCGGCGTGAAACCGGCGCAACCGGTTGCGGAAGGTGTTCACGATGATCCGGTACAGCCAGGGTCGAAAAGCGTCGGGATCCCGAAGGCTGCCGAAACCGGTGAGAGCGGCGACCAGCGCGTCCTGATACAGGTCGTCGCCGTCGTCCCGATTGCCCGCCAGTTTGCGGCAGAACGCCCGCGCCCGCGGATGTTCCGGTTCATGGAGTGTCCAGAATAGGTCCCTACTGTGTTCCATGCGCCCCTAAGACACATTGGGCCGGCCCAAGGTTACCGGCTATGTTGGAGTACTGGTTAAAACTGCTGTGACAATGTAACATACGCAATCGAGAGTGAAAAGGTACCTGAAGTTGAGCAATTGAGGTTCGGGCAGGTCCCGGAGGGTGCGGTCTTGACGCCTTTCAAGCAGCAGCGTCACCCTGAGCGAGAGTAACGTCAGCCTGAGCGGAGTCGAAGGCTGACGGGCAGAGGTGTTGCATTCGAGGTTCGTGCGGGTCATGGTTCGACTTCCGCTCACCATGACGGTGCAGGTCTCACCATAACAAATTGTAGGTCAAGACCCCTGAAGAGGGACCTGCCCCGGTCCGTCGTGCCCGACGCTCGATTCTCGGCAGGTCCGGAACGGACCTGCCTTTGGAGGAAAACCCCTGTCCCGACGCAACCGAATCCGCCATATTGGTGTCTTAAGGGTAGCAACTATGAATGGAAACCAATTCTGGCAACTGCTTGAACCGGAGCACGCAAAAGCCCAGCGCTTTTGCCGACGGTTGACCGGGAATCTCGAAGACGGTGACGATCTCTACCAGGACGGCCTCCTGACCGCCCTGCGAAAGATCGACTCACTTCGCGACCCCGGGGCCCTCCGGCCGTGGCTGTACCGGATACTGATCAACGGTTACAAAAACCGGTTCCGATCGCTGCGGCGCCGCCAGGAAGAAGTTTCCGACGAATCGATCATGATCGAACACGCTCACGATCCTGCCGGCGAATTGACCGCGCGGCGCTGGCTGGACCGGGCGTTTGCCGCCCTCAAACCGGATGAAATCGCACTGGTGACCCTGTTCGAACTTGAGGGCTGGACAGTTGCCGAACTGGCCGCAAGCTTCGACCGCCCCGATGGGACGATCAAAGCGCGGCTGGCCCGAACCCGGCGCAAGATGCGTCACGAGATCGAAAAGTATCTCGCGCCGAAACAACCACCACCCGTAACGATGCGAAAGGCCGGATATGCGTTACCGCAAGACCAGGAATAACACCCGACAGGCCGAGGAAATTCTCGACCGGGCGTTTCAGACCGAACGACGCGCGGATACCCCGCCCGCAAGTGAACTGACATTCCTGAAAACACGGGTCGAGGCGCAACTGGCCGACCGAACCAGGGAGACATCCATCATGGCGACCATAATGCAATCCATCCGATCCTACCCGAAACTGACCGCCGGAGCCGTGGCGTTCGCCGCGTTCCTCGTCTTTTCGATTCTCATCCCGCTGCCCTACTCAAGCGTCGTCGGCTATACCGTGTCGCTGACCGCCCCGTCCGACAGCGCCGTCGAACCGAACGCCTATGTCGCGGCCCTGTCCGCAGTCGGCATCGAAAACAGCTCGGTGAACCTCTCCGATAACGGCGCCGAAGCCCGCTACACGATCGTCGGGCTGAAATCGGAAACCGAGGCCAACGCCACGGTCAGCGCCTACAAAGCTCTGACCGGGATCGAGCCGACCGCCACCAGCGCACCGGTTATCCGTCGCGTCTCGGGAACGCTCTATGCCCAGGCGTTGGAGAAGCTGTTCCGAATCGAGGTAGCCACCGACGGCCTCACCGACGCTGAGATCGCGGCCCAAATCGCCGAGCAGATCAAGGCTCAGGGCGGCACGGTCAAAAACGTCACGATCGACACCGACGCCAACGGTCAGAAGAATATCCAGATCGATATCGAGAGCGACGGTCAGTAGATCCGAGCTCAAATGAACGAAAAACAAAGCGCCGGCGGCTATTGGGCCCCGGCGCTTTTCCTTACTCCGGCAAGGGATATGTGGTTTGCGTTTTCGAATTATCGAAACTGCTGTTTTCGGTATTAGAGCCCACGGGAGACTCAATCAGGGAGGCAGCAAATCGTTGACGATAAAACCGGCGCGTTTCGAATATTCGAAAACGGCATTACAAAATTGAAACGCTTGCGTTTTATTCTAATTCGGCGGTACAGAGACAAATCAAAGACGCCGTCGATCCGCCTTAGGATCCCGGCTTTGCCTACTGCGACGGGGCTTCAGGATACCCCGGTTTCATGTATTCGAAAACGGGTATTGCCGAGGCAACCTGGAAGGCTCAGTCGATCATACGCGCGATCAGAATCGCCGCCGAGCCCGCCTGAGTGCCGATAAACACCGTTTGGATCCACCCCTTGGGCCTGTTGAAAAACTCCGGGGAACGTCTTTGCGAGGAGACCGCCGAAGGCGGACGACGAAGCAACCTCTGGCCACATCCTTGAGCCGGAGTCGATTCGACATTCTTTAGTAGTCGCAACGGACTTCGCATGAGGTCGTGACTTGGCTTATTCAACAGGCCCCCTTGATCGGATTGAGTCCGGTGAAACGAACCTTCGCGAAGCCAAATACGAACAACGCCGCAA of Bacteroidota bacterium contains these proteins:
- a CDS encoding RNA polymerase sigma factor, translating into MEHSRDLFWTLHEPEHPRARAFCRKLAGNRDDGDDLYQDALVAALTGFGSLRDPDAFRPWLYRIIVNTFRNRLRRFHADRLRRFRDQSTSAPTEGFSATSPEAAYAARRRLELALRALSLEERALVTMFELDGWALAELTEVFGRSVGALKVRLFRARRKMRKAVLKQMTAEQQTANALTGKDEICVAGKPGEN
- a CDS encoding RNA polymerase sigma factor, which produces MNGNQFWQLLEPEHAKAQRFCRRLTGNLEDGDDLYQDGLLTALRKIDSLRDPGALRPWLYRILINGYKNRFRSLRRRQEEVSDESIMIEHAHDPAGELTARRWLDRAFAALKPDEIALVTLFELEGWTVAELAASFDRPDGTIKARLARTRRKMRHEIEKYLAPKQPPPVTMRKAGYALPQDQE